One window of the Lepeophtheirus salmonis chromosome 7, UVic_Lsal_1.4, whole genome shotgun sequence genome contains the following:
- the LOC121121676 gene encoding uncharacterized protein isoform X1, with protein MNMKLAVIGAGLPRTGTLSMKEALEILYPEGPCYHMTVFLRDGNSKDTEHWHKAMSGKATKEDWYKFFDKGGFRTAVDYPASYFYKELFEAYPEAKVVLTVRDVQSWHESCYSTIFNNHENQKTPWIYYLTGLAQRFKVTERIGNLIVPGFSVSFKDTNKSGPEASKVYFDKWTEEVKNNIPEKQLLIFDVRQGWEPLCKFLDRPIPDVPFPKANDRKSMKKKISNVKILGWSVSFGIIGIISGLLYYSL; from the exons AT gaaCATGAAGTTGGCTGTGATTGGCGCTGGTTTGCCGAGGACGGGGACGCTGTCCATGAAAGAAGCCCTGGAGATTTTGTATCCCGAGGGACCTTGTTATCATATGACGGTTTTTCTCAGGGATGGGAATTCCAAGGACACCGAACACTGGCATAAAGCTATGTCTG gCAAGGCTACAAAGGAGGATTGGTATAAATTCTTTGATAAAGGTGGATTTCGAACTGCAGTTGACTATCCtgcatcttatttttataaagagctTTTTGAAGCTTATCCTGAAGCAAAAGTTGTTCTTACAGTAAGGGACGTTCAAAGCTGGCATGAATCTTGCTACTCAACAATTTTTAACAATCATGAAAACCAGAAAACCCCCTGGATCTATTACCTCACCGGATTAGCTCAACGctttaag GTAACCGAAAGAATTGGAAATCTAATCGTTCCTGGGTTTTCAGTGAGTTTCAAAGACACGAATAAATCTGGACCAGAGGCTTCAAAAGTATACTTTGACAAATGGACTGAAGAggtgaaaaataatattccagAGAAGCAACTTTTGATATTTGATGTCCGACAAGGATGGGAGCCACTCTGTAAATTTTTGGATCGTCCCATTCCAGATGTTCCTTTTCCTAAGGCTAATGAtagaaaatcaatgaaaaagaaaattagtaaTGTGAAAATATTAGGTTGGAGTGTTAGCTTTGGCATCATAGGGATCATTTCAGGACTGctttattatagtttgtaa
- the LOC121121676 gene encoding uncharacterized protein isoform X2 — protein sequence MKLAVIGAGLPRTGTLSMKEALEILYPEGPCYHMTVFLRDGNSKDTEHWHKAMSGKATKEDWYKFFDKGGFRTAVDYPASYFYKELFEAYPEAKVVLTVRDVQSWHESCYSTIFNNHENQKTPWIYYLTGLAQRFKVTERIGNLIVPGFSVSFKDTNKSGPEASKVYFDKWTEEVKNNIPEKQLLIFDVRQGWEPLCKFLDRPIPDVPFPKANDRKSMKKKISNVKILGWSVSFGIIGIISGLLYYSL from the exons ATGAAGTTGGCTGTGATTGGCGCTGGTTTGCCGAGGACGGGGACGCTGTCCATGAAAGAAGCCCTGGAGATTTTGTATCCCGAGGGACCTTGTTATCATATGACGGTTTTTCTCAGGGATGGGAATTCCAAGGACACCGAACACTGGCATAAAGCTATGTCTG gCAAGGCTACAAAGGAGGATTGGTATAAATTCTTTGATAAAGGTGGATTTCGAACTGCAGTTGACTATCCtgcatcttatttttataaagagctTTTTGAAGCTTATCCTGAAGCAAAAGTTGTTCTTACAGTAAGGGACGTTCAAAGCTGGCATGAATCTTGCTACTCAACAATTTTTAACAATCATGAAAACCAGAAAACCCCCTGGATCTATTACCTCACCGGATTAGCTCAACGctttaag GTAACCGAAAGAATTGGAAATCTAATCGTTCCTGGGTTTTCAGTGAGTTTCAAAGACACGAATAAATCTGGACCAGAGGCTTCAAAAGTATACTTTGACAAATGGACTGAAGAggtgaaaaataatattccagAGAAGCAACTTTTGATATTTGATGTCCGACAAGGATGGGAGCCACTCTGTAAATTTTTGGATCGTCCCATTCCAGATGTTCCTTTTCCTAAGGCTAATGAtagaaaatcaatgaaaaagaaaattagtaaTGTGAAAATATTAGGTTGGAGTGTTAGCTTTGGCATCATAGGGATCATTTCAGGACTGctttattatagtttgtaa
- the LOC121121677 gene encoding deoxynucleoside kinase-like produces MDIFNYIVKLWWILSNVPSPTEIYPSQEYFTVYVEGPTGSGKSTFIEMFNERQDIHVVQEPVSSWMNVNGTDLFEMMYTDPKRWAGTFQLHASLTRIRSVVDPLPPKKKIRILERSIYSERYCFLEYLIKNQIMEKPETALMDKWFDFMVHKFEKKIKPDLIIYLRGDNEIFKNRILKRGRKEELPYIKGNIFNEIHLRHENWLFHRNSTFPVPAEVLILDANIDIDGFKEQAKFIENRFLPPYFDDEE; encoded by the exons atggatatatttaattacatcgtAAAACTTTGGTGGATTTTAAGTAATGTTCCTAGTCCTACAGAGATATATCCAAGTCAAGAGTATTTCACCGTTTATGTCGAGGGACCAACAGGAAGTGGAAAGTCTACTTTTATTGAAATGTTTAATGAACGCCAAGACATCCATGTAGTTCAAGAGCCAGTAAGCTCATGGATGAATGTAAATGGCACAGACTTATTTGAAATGATGTATACTGATCCAAAGCGCTGGGCCGGAACATTTCAACTCCATGCATCTTTGACTAGAATTCGTTCTGTTGTGGATCCCCTTCCTCCCAAAAAAAAGATTCGTATTTTAGAGAGATCTATTTACAGTGAAAGATATTGCTTTTTGGagtatttgatcaaaaatcaaataatggaaAAGCCAGAAACGGCTCTAATGGATAAATGGTTTGATTTCATGGTccataagtttgaaaaaaaaataaaaccggatttaataa TTTATCTTCGAGGTGATAATGAAATCTTCAAAAATCGTATTCTCAAGCGAGGACGTAAGGAAGAGCTTCCATATATAAAGGGAAACATCTTCAATGAAATTCATCTTCGTCATGAAAACTGGTTATTTCATAGAAACTCAACATTCCCAGTTCCAGCTGAGGTCTTGATTCTTGATGCTAATATTGACATTGATGGATTTAAAGAACAAGCCAAGTTTATTGAAAACCGATTTCTTCCTCCTTATTTTGATGATGAGGAATAA
- the LOC121121675 gene encoding very long chain fatty acid elongase AAEL008004, with product MYGAHWEYRDKRLDNWPLMFSIWPTLILCTLYLYFVYFWGKNFMKDKKSYEFKGLMNLYNLTQIYGSMYMFINFLKGGWLVDYNLLCQPVVYNSDPSSKAMLMVSTCYICYLSKLLDLLDTVFFVFRKKNNQITFLHVFHHVSMPIYAWIEVRWLPGGHETFGPLINSFIHFLMYTYYFLSSLGPSMQKYLWWKRYLTQLQMIQFLVVLIKSCLVIFGFVECGYPWQWSAITAGFMVAFFILFFQFYVQAYFNKTANKKLN from the exons atgtatGGTGCTCATTGGGAATATCGTGACAAAAGACTGGATAATTGGCCTCTTATGTTTTCAATATGGCCAACCCTGATCCTTTGTACTCTCTACttgtattttgtgtatttttgggGAAAGAATTTCATGAAGGACAAGAAGTCTTATGAGTTCAAAGGACTTATGAATCTTTACAATCTGACTCAAATCTACGGAAGCATGTACATGTTTATAAATTTCCTTAAGGGTGGATGGCTTGTTGATTATAATCTGC TCTGCCAACCAGTGGTCTACAATTCAGATCCAAGTAGTAAGGCAATGCTTATGGTTAGCACTTGTTACATCTGTTACCTAAGTAAGTTATTGGATTTGTTGGATACGGTCTTTTTTGTTTTCCGGAAAAAGAAcaatcaaattacatttttgcacGTTTTTCATCATGTATCAATGCCTATCTATGCATGGATTGAAGTTCGTTGGTTACCAGGTGGTCATGAAACCTTTGGACccttaattaattcttttattcattttcttatgtATACTTACTACTTTTTATCCTCTCTGGGCCCTTCAATGCAAAAGTATCTCTGGTGGAAACGCTACTTGACACAATTGCAAATGATTCAATTTCTGGTGGTTCTCATCAAAAGTTGTTTAGTAATATTTGGTTTCGTTGAATGTGGATATCCCTGGCAGTGGTCTGCTATTACGGCAGGGTTCATGGTCGCTTTcttcattctattttttcaattttatgttcaagcatattttaataaaactgccaataaaaagttaaattaa
- the LOC121121674 gene encoding uncharacterized protein isoform X2 gives MDIQHKDDTSDDQADDGIGTSDDDENSVSEENSTLKTRMIIKPDPSLIGQLMNFDEEEEDEDEDDESEQSSDSVKSNKWQKTVAKDLLELSPRFLERRHSISLCMTPNRRKNSYSSTVSSDASNPTVSQQNSINDEENTYYTNESPSYENGGNLRTCELHLDEVAHIRSVLTKAELETLPMDNNIRSNVQRGKVCYVCLKTKFGLFYRGQKCDMCKQMVCANCYSKTRIPTDHFKSTPVFTLSPSIQGSWESYPSPCNNSFVSLPPTVNAGTRKITPPCFINKTVGSAPSSPESSRKGISTISETVGPSIANPRQKYATLPKNNGRRISSVEARELERERLEGHLLNICTDCKDMVLQVIRASSNRRVKQGLNVRA, from the exons atgataCGTCAGATGATCAAGCCGATGATGGAATTGGTACTTCCGATGACGATGAAAACTCTGTTTCAGAGGAGAACTCTACTTTGAAAACCCGAATGATCATTAAACCAGATCCATCTTTAATTGGACAACTCATGAATTTTGACGAAGAG GAAGAAGACGAAGATGAGGATGATGAATCTGAACAATCATCTGACTCTGTCAAATCTAACAAATGGCAAAAAACTG TTGCTAAAGACTTATTGGAACTCTCTCCCCGATTTTTGGAACGTCGTCATTCCATTTCACTCTGCATGACTCCAAATCGTCGTAAAAACTCATATTCATCCACTGTTTCCTCCGATGCGTCAAACCCCACTGTCTCTCAACAGAATTCCATTAATGATGAGGAGAATACTTACTATACTAATGAATCTCCCTCCTACGAGAATGGTGGGAATCTTCGTACCTGTGAACTTCACTTAGATGAAGTAGCTCACATTAGATCCGTTTTAACGAAAGCAGAACTAGAAACTTTGCCTATGGATAACAATATTAGGTCAAATGTTCAACGTGGAAAA gTATGCTATGTTTGTTTAAAAACCAAATTCGGTCTCTTTTATCGCGGACAGAAATGTGATATGTGTAAACAAATGGTCTGTGCTAACTGCTACTCCAAG ACTAGGATTCCAACAGATCATTTCAAATCAACGCCTGTTTTTACTTTGAGTCCTTCGATTCAGGGATCCTGGGAATCATATCCCAGTCCCTGTAACAATAGTTTTGTTTCCCTTCCACCAACTGTGAATGCAGGAACTCGAAAAATTACTCCTCCatgctttataaataaaactgttgGCTCTGCTCCTTCATCCCCAGAAAGCTCACGTAAAGGTATTTCTACAATTTCAGAAACCGTTGGTCCCTCTATTGCCAATCCTCGTCAAAAATACGCAACTTTACCTAAGAA TAATGGACGAAGAATAAGCTCTGTCGAAGCTCGTGAGCTCGAAAGAGAGAGATTGGAAGGACACTTGCTCAATATATGCACAGATTGTAAGGATATGGTGCTACAA gtcATTCGAGCCTCTTCAAACCGTCGTGTTAAGCAAGGTTTAAATGTTAGGgcataa